The following proteins come from a genomic window of Streptomyces sp. Sge12:
- a CDS encoding NAD kinase, protein MTDSSDSAGAGVSGVAGTGRTVFLLAHTGRPAAIRSAELVVQGLLRCGLGVRVMEYEAVDLPLPPEVELVTEFTPGALDGCELLIVLGGDGTLLRGAEFARASGVPMLGVNLGRVGFLAEAERDDLDKVVDRVVTRSYEVEERMTLDVVVRTNGDVVHRDWALNEAAVQKVSPERMLEVVLEIDGRPVTGFGCDGIVCATPTGSTAYAFSAGGPVVWPEVEALLMVPISAHALFAKPLVTSPTSVLAVEVQSGTPHGVLWCDGRRMLELPAGARVEVRRGAVPVRLARLHHASFTDRLVAKFALPVSGWRGAPH, encoded by the coding sequence GTGACAGATTCATCGGATTCAGCGGGTGCAGGGGTTTCAGGGGTTGCGGGGACGGGGCGGACGGTCTTCCTGCTCGCGCACACCGGGCGGCCGGCGGCCATCCGCAGTGCCGAGCTGGTGGTGCAGGGTCTGCTGCGGTGCGGGCTCGGCGTCCGCGTCATGGAGTACGAGGCGGTGGACCTGCCGCTGCCGCCCGAGGTGGAGCTGGTCACCGAGTTCACCCCGGGGGCGCTCGACGGGTGTGAGCTGCTGATCGTCCTCGGCGGCGACGGGACCCTGCTGCGCGGCGCGGAGTTCGCGCGTGCCTCGGGGGTGCCGATGCTGGGCGTCAACCTGGGCCGGGTGGGGTTCCTCGCCGAGGCCGAGCGCGACGACCTGGACAAGGTCGTGGACCGGGTGGTCACGCGCTCGTACGAGGTCGAGGAGCGGATGACCCTCGACGTGGTGGTGCGGACGAACGGCGATGTGGTCCACCGGGACTGGGCGCTGAACGAGGCCGCGGTCCAGAAGGTGTCCCCGGAGCGGATGCTGGAGGTGGTCCTGGAGATCGACGGCCGCCCGGTGACCGGCTTCGGCTGTGACGGGATCGTCTGCGCCACCCCGACGGGTTCCACGGCCTACGCCTTCTCCGCGGGCGGGCCGGTGGTCTGGCCGGAGGTGGAGGCGCTGCTGATGGTGCCGATCAGCGCGCACGCGCTGTTCGCGAAGCCGCTGGTGACCTCGCCGACCTCGGTGCTGGCGGTCGAGGTGCAGAGCGGGACTCCGCACGGCGTGCTGTGGTGCGACGGCCGGCGGATGCTGGAGCTGCCCGCCGGGGCCCGGGTCGAGGTGCGCAGGGGCGCGGTACCGGTGCGGCTCGCCCGGCTGCACCACGCGTCCTTCACGGACCGGCTCGTCGCCAAGTTCGCGCTGCCCGTGTCGGGTTGGCGTGGGGCGCCGCACTGA
- the recN gene encoding DNA repair protein RecN encodes MRIRSLGVIDDAVVELSPGFTAVTGETGAGKTMVVTSLGLLLGGRADPALVRIGAKAAVVEGRIVMRPDAPAAVRAEEAGAELDDGALLISRTVSAEGRSRAHVGGRSVPVGLLGELADDLVAVHGQTDQQGLLRPARQRQALDRYAGDAVAVPLEKYGSAYRRLRAVAVELEEITTRARERAQEADLLRFGLDEIAAVEPVAGEDTELAAEAERLGHAESLASAAQLAHAALAGNPEDPEAIDANMLVAGAHRALESVRSHDPALGALAERIGELGILLSDVAGELAGYADDLDADPLRLAAVEERRAALTQLTRKYGAEGTVDAVLEWAEQGAARLLELDGDDERITELTAERDGLRGELSLLAQALTDARVEAATRFASAVTEELASLAMPHARVTIDVRQADDPDGVDVDGRPVAYGPSGADEVELLLAPHPGAQPRPIAKGASGGELSRVMLAVEVVFAGSDPVPTYLFDEVDAGVGGKAAVEVGRRLAKLAKSAQVVVVTHLPQVAAFADRQLLVEKTNDGSVTRSGVTVLEGEDRIRELSRMLAGHEDSVSARAHAEELLAAARADA; translated from the coding sequence ATGCGGATACGGTCGCTCGGGGTCATCGACGACGCGGTGGTCGAGCTGTCGCCCGGTTTCACCGCGGTGACCGGCGAGACCGGCGCGGGCAAGACGATGGTCGTCACCAGCCTCGGGCTGCTGCTCGGCGGTCGCGCCGACCCGGCCCTGGTGCGGATCGGGGCCAAGGCGGCGGTGGTCGAGGGCCGCATCGTCATGCGCCCGGACGCCCCCGCCGCCGTACGCGCCGAGGAGGCCGGCGCCGAGCTCGACGACGGCGCGCTGCTGATCAGCCGGACCGTGTCCGCCGAGGGCCGTTCGCGCGCCCACGTCGGAGGCCGCTCCGTGCCCGTCGGCCTGCTCGGCGAGCTCGCCGACGACCTGGTCGCCGTACACGGACAGACCGACCAGCAAGGACTGCTGCGCCCGGCCCGGCAGCGGCAGGCGCTGGACCGGTACGCCGGGGACGCCGTCGCCGTGCCGCTGGAGAAGTACGGATCGGCCTACCGCAGGCTCCGCGCGGTCGCCGTGGAGCTGGAGGAGATCACCACCCGGGCCCGTGAGCGGGCCCAGGAGGCGGACCTGCTGCGCTTCGGGCTGGACGAGATCGCGGCCGTGGAACCGGTGGCCGGCGAGGACACCGAACTCGCCGCGGAGGCCGAGCGGCTCGGGCACGCCGAATCGCTGGCGAGCGCCGCGCAGCTGGCGCACGCCGCGCTCGCGGGCAACCCCGAGGACCCGGAGGCCATCGACGCGAACATGCTCGTCGCGGGCGCCCACCGGGCGCTGGAATCCGTACGGTCGCACGACCCGGCGCTCGGCGCGCTCGCCGAGCGGATCGGGGAGCTGGGCATCCTGCTGTCCGACGTGGCCGGGGAGCTGGCGGGCTACGCCGACGACCTGGACGCCGATCCGCTGCGGCTGGCCGCGGTGGAGGAACGACGGGCCGCACTGACCCAGCTGACCCGCAAGTACGGCGCCGAGGGCACCGTGGACGCCGTACTGGAGTGGGCCGAACAGGGCGCGGCGCGACTGCTCGAACTGGACGGCGACGACGAGCGGATCACCGAGCTGACCGCCGAACGCGACGGACTGCGCGGCGAACTCTCGCTGCTGGCCCAGGCGTTGACGGACGCCCGGGTGGAGGCGGCCACGCGCTTCGCCTCCGCGGTGACCGAGGAGCTGGCCTCGCTGGCCATGCCGCACGCCCGCGTGACCATCGACGTCCGGCAGGCCGACGACCCCGACGGAGTGGACGTGGACGGCCGCCCGGTCGCCTACGGCCCCTCGGGCGCGGACGAGGTCGAGCTGCTGCTCGCCCCGCACCCGGGCGCCCAGCCGCGGCCGATCGCCAAGGGCGCCTCCGGCGGTGAGCTGTCCCGGGTGATGCTCGCCGTGGAGGTCGTCTTCGCGGGCTCCGACCCGGTGCCCACCTACCTCTTCGACGAGGTCGACGCGGGAGTCGGCGGCAAGGCGGCGGTCGAGGTCGGCCGACGGCTCGCCAAGCTGGCCAAGTCGGCGCAGGTCGTGGTCGTCACGCACCTGCCGCAGGTGGCGGCCTTCGCGGACCGCCAACTGCTCGTCGAGAAGACCAACGACGGATCGGTCACCCGCAGCGGGGTCACCGTCCTGGAGGGCGAGGACCGGATCCGCGAGTTGTCGCGCATGCTGGCCGGACACGAGGACTCGGTCTCGGCGCGGGCACACGCCGAGGAACTGCTCGCGGCGGCGCGCGCGGACGCGTGA